In one Pseudarthrobacter sp. NBSH8 genomic region, the following are encoded:
- a CDS encoding sugar porter family MFS transporter — MTAPGASPAVARKPTVNHKRALRTVTIISTFGGLLFGYDTGVINGALPYMQEDLGLTPLTEGLVTSSLLFGAAFGALFGGRLADRNGRRKMIMVLAIIFLIGTLACTFAPSTGFMIAARFVLGLAVGGASVTVPVYLAEVSPSALRGRIVTQNELMIVTGQLLAFIFNAYLGNTFGEAGGIWRWMLVIATLPAIALWVGMNFMPESPRWLASMGSFGETLSVLQRIRSQTEARAEFEEVKAMAVEDYKSKMGSWQDLGIPWLRRIFVVGIGLAVIQQITGVNSIMYYGTQILADSGFGREAALTANIANGVISVLATFVGIWLLGKVGRRKMLITGQIGTTAALLLIGFFSLVLPEGIGRGFVILALTVTFLAFQQGAISPVTWLMLSEIFPLKIRGLGMGASAFILWIVNFLVGFGFPQLLAAIGLSSTFFVFAVLGVGAIAFAAKYVPETKDKSLEDVEHYFKHVAGTKALAGSPAP; from the coding sequence ATGACGGCGCCGGGGGCCTCACCGGCCGTGGCCCGGAAACCGACCGTCAATCACAAACGCGCACTGCGGACGGTCACCATTATTTCGACATTCGGGGGCCTGCTGTTCGGCTACGATACCGGTGTCATCAACGGGGCGCTGCCCTACATGCAGGAAGATCTGGGGCTGACGCCTCTGACCGAAGGCCTGGTGACGTCCTCGCTCCTGTTCGGTGCCGCCTTTGGTGCACTGTTCGGCGGCCGCCTCGCAGACCGCAACGGGCGCCGGAAGATGATCATGGTTCTGGCCATCATCTTCCTGATCGGAACGCTGGCTTGCACGTTCGCGCCAAGCACCGGGTTCATGATTGCAGCACGCTTCGTGTTGGGTCTGGCCGTGGGCGGTGCGTCCGTGACTGTCCCTGTCTACCTGGCTGAAGTTTCACCCAGCGCACTGCGCGGGCGCATCGTCACGCAGAACGAGTTGATGATCGTCACCGGGCAGTTGCTGGCCTTCATCTTCAACGCGTATCTCGGCAACACCTTTGGTGAGGCCGGTGGAATCTGGCGGTGGATGCTTGTCATCGCCACCTTGCCCGCGATCGCGCTGTGGGTCGGGATGAACTTCATGCCGGAAAGCCCCCGCTGGCTGGCCTCCATGGGAAGTTTCGGCGAAACCCTCAGCGTGCTGCAGCGAATTCGGTCCCAGACGGAGGCCCGTGCCGAGTTCGAAGAAGTCAAAGCGATGGCCGTTGAGGACTACAAGTCCAAGATGGGTTCCTGGCAGGACCTCGGAATTCCCTGGCTCCGCCGGATTTTCGTCGTCGGCATCGGGTTGGCTGTCATCCAACAGATCACGGGCGTCAACTCGATCATGTACTACGGAACCCAGATTTTGGCCGATTCCGGTTTTGGCCGGGAGGCCGCATTGACCGCCAACATCGCCAACGGCGTTATTTCCGTGCTGGCAACTTTCGTGGGGATCTGGCTGCTTGGCAAGGTGGGCCGCCGAAAGATGCTTATCACCGGCCAGATCGGTACAACGGCCGCCCTGCTGCTGATCGGCTTCTTCTCGCTGGTCCTGCCCGAAGGTATAGGCCGCGGCTTCGTGATTCTGGCTTTGACCGTCACCTTCCTGGCCTTCCAGCAGGGTGCCATTTCGCCGGTCACCTGGCTCATGTTGTCCGAAATCTTCCCGCTGAAGATCCGTGGTCTCGGGATGGGAGCGTCGGCATTCATATTGTGGATCGTGAACTTCCTGGTGGGCTTCGGCTTCCCGCAGCTACTCGCCGCTATCGGCCTGTCCAGCACATTCTTCGTGTTCGCGGTGCTGGGGGTGGGCGCCATCGCGTTTGCTGCCAAGTACGTCCCGGAGACCAAGGATAAGAGTTTGGAAGACGTGGAGCACTACTTCAAGCACGTTGCCGGCACTAAAGCCCTGGCTGGCAGCCCGGCCCCCTGA
- a CDS encoding ABC transporter permease, which produces MTQTISKTPPSKTPPPVTDERVGKRNPLQKLLGRPEVGALVGAIVLFVFFASVSQTFIQPNAFATVLYGSSTIGIMAVGVSLLMIGGEFDLSTGVAVISSALTASMFSWYFATNVWVGVALALVVSLAIGLINGLILMKTKLPSFIVTLASFLMLTGLNLGLTRLIGGSVSSPSISDMDGFASAKAVFASSVPIGDVDVKITVFIWIGLVAVASWILLRTKVGNWIFAVGGDANAARAVGVPVNKTKIGLFMAVGFCGWILGMHNLFAFDSVQSGEGIGNEFLYIIAAVIGGCLLTGGYGSAVGGAIGAFIFGMANKGIVYAQWNPDWFKFFLGLMLLLATIVNLIVKRRAELK; this is translated from the coding sequence ATGACCCAGACCATTTCCAAGACACCGCCGTCGAAGACACCGCCGCCGGTCACTGATGAACGTGTCGGCAAACGCAATCCGCTACAGAAGCTCCTGGGCCGCCCGGAAGTCGGCGCCCTGGTCGGGGCGATCGTGCTGTTCGTGTTTTTCGCCTCGGTCTCCCAGACCTTCATCCAGCCCAACGCGTTCGCGACCGTGCTCTACGGCAGCTCCACGATCGGGATCATGGCCGTCGGGGTATCGCTGTTGATGATCGGCGGGGAATTCGATCTCTCCACCGGTGTCGCGGTGATCTCGTCCGCGCTGACCGCATCAATGTTTTCCTGGTACTTCGCCACGAACGTCTGGGTCGGCGTGGCCCTGGCACTGGTGGTGTCCCTGGCGATCGGGCTGATCAACGGCCTGATCCTGATGAAGACCAAACTCCCGTCCTTCATCGTGACCCTGGCATCGTTCCTGATGCTGACCGGCCTGAACCTGGGCCTGACCCGGCTGATCGGCGGATCCGTGTCCTCCCCGTCGATCTCGGACATGGACGGCTTCGCGTCCGCGAAGGCCGTATTCGCCTCCTCCGTCCCGATCGGGGACGTGGACGTGAAAATCACCGTGTTCATCTGGATCGGCCTGGTTGCGGTCGCGTCCTGGATCCTGCTGAGGACCAAGGTCGGGAACTGGATCTTCGCCGTCGGCGGCGACGCGAACGCCGCCCGTGCCGTCGGCGTCCCGGTCAACAAAACCAAAATCGGTTTGTTCATGGCTGTCGGGTTCTGCGGCTGGATCCTGGGCATGCACAACCTCTTCGCGTTCGACTCCGTCCAGTCCGGGGAAGGCATCGGCAACGAGTTCCTCTACATCATCGCCGCGGTCATCGGTGGCTGCCTCCTGACCGGCGGCTACGGGTCCGCGGTGGGCGGCGCGATCGGCGCGTTCATCTTCGGCATGGCCAACAAGGGCATCGTCTACGCCCAGTGGAACCCGGACTGGTTCAAGTTCTTCCTGGGCCTGATGCTGCTGCTGGCCACCATCGTCAACCTCATCGTCAAGCGCCGCGCGGAACTCAAGTAA
- a CDS encoding substrate-binding domain-containing protein, producing the protein MTKFSWRKAALVASVVPMLALSACSSSGGKAPEAAGGGAAGQAVSTPKLKIALITHAAPGDTFWDIVRKGAEEASAKDNVELLYTSDPEGGRQAQLIEQAINQNVDGIAVTLAKPDALKGALQKATEAGIPVVSLNAGESVSAQLGAFTHFGSNEKLAGAAVGDKLQSEGLSHPICVIQEQGHVGLEARCAGVKDKLTATEILYVAGTDMTQVSSTVTAKLQATADADSIVGLGAPFTLTILKAVNSAGSKAKVASFDMNAELAQKIADGEILFTVDQQPWLQGYGAIDAIWQNKRGGFEIGGGQPVLTGPSIVGKAAAADALKFAKEGIR; encoded by the coding sequence GTGACGAAGTTTTCGTGGCGTAAGGCGGCCCTCGTGGCCTCTGTGGTGCCCATGCTGGCCCTGAGCGCGTGTTCAAGCAGTGGCGGCAAGGCTCCCGAGGCCGCCGGGGGCGGCGCCGCAGGCCAGGCTGTGTCCACGCCGAAGCTGAAGATCGCATTGATCACGCACGCGGCCCCGGGGGATACCTTCTGGGACATCGTGCGCAAGGGAGCCGAGGAGGCCTCGGCGAAGGACAACGTGGAGCTGCTTTACACGTCCGATCCTGAGGGCGGCCGGCAAGCCCAGCTGATCGAGCAGGCCATCAACCAGAACGTCGACGGCATAGCAGTGACCCTGGCCAAGCCCGATGCGCTTAAGGGCGCCCTGCAGAAGGCCACGGAAGCCGGCATCCCCGTAGTCAGCCTCAATGCCGGCGAATCGGTTTCGGCACAGCTCGGTGCCTTTACGCACTTCGGCTCGAATGAAAAGCTGGCCGGTGCAGCTGTTGGCGACAAGCTCCAGAGCGAGGGTTTGTCCCACCCCATCTGCGTCATTCAGGAACAGGGCCACGTTGGCCTTGAAGCCCGGTGCGCCGGCGTCAAGGACAAGCTGACCGCAACGGAAATCCTCTATGTCGCCGGCACCGACATGACCCAGGTGTCCTCCACCGTGACCGCCAAGCTGCAGGCCACCGCGGACGCTGACTCGATCGTCGGCCTGGGCGCCCCCTTCACACTCACCATCCTGAAGGCCGTCAACTCGGCCGGCAGCAAGGCCAAGGTGGCCTCCTTCGACATGAACGCCGAGCTTGCCCAGAAGATCGCCGACGGCGAGATCCTCTTCACCGTGGATCAGCAGCCGTGGCTGCAGGGGTACGGGGCGATTGATGCGATCTGGCAGAACAAGCGTGGCGGGTTCGAGATCGGCGGCGGCCAGCCGGTACTGACCGGCCCGTCCATCGTCGGCAAGGCCGCAGCGGCTGACGCACTCAAATTCGCCAAAGAAGGCATCCGCTAA
- a CDS encoding Gfo/Idh/MocA family oxidoreductase has protein sequence MPIRVGVIGAGIMGADHIRNLSTTIGGAEVTYVADIDAGRAAAAAPLAARITTDPSELINSSEVDAVVVASHDSTHAGLVLECFEAMTPVLCEKPMAPTLLESLEVVAADADIVAATGASLLSLGFMRRFDPGYVALRQSVQDRVQGEPLMVHCTSRNAAAGPGTTSESAITNSAIHELDIIPWLLDSPITEVSWQAGRSSRHADGGLQDPAFMMLRTADGTVTTLELFLNAQYGYTTSCEVVSERGTTGLKNSVLLGVQQAGLSQTAIPADWRPRFADAYRLQLQAWISALAQGEQPPSAGAQDGLNASLVAQAMIQSLHSDSAYTKVSYS, from the coding sequence ATGCCGATCCGGGTAGGCGTCATCGGCGCCGGAATCATGGGCGCCGACCACATCAGGAATCTCTCCACCACTATCGGCGGCGCTGAAGTCACTTATGTGGCAGATATCGACGCCGGCCGTGCCGCGGCCGCTGCGCCACTGGCCGCCCGCATCACCACCGATCCCTCCGAGCTGATCAATTCAAGCGAGGTGGACGCCGTCGTGGTGGCCTCGCACGACTCCACGCACGCCGGGCTGGTGCTGGAATGCTTCGAGGCGATGACCCCGGTGTTGTGCGAAAAGCCAATGGCACCCACACTCCTGGAGAGCCTTGAGGTGGTAGCGGCGGACGCCGATATTGTGGCCGCCACTGGCGCATCGCTGCTCTCACTGGGCTTTATGCGGCGCTTCGACCCCGGCTACGTGGCCCTGCGCCAGTCCGTGCAGGACCGGGTCCAAGGTGAGCCCCTGATGGTCCACTGCACCAGCCGCAACGCTGCTGCGGGCCCCGGCACCACCTCGGAATCGGCCATCACCAATTCGGCGATCCACGAGCTGGACATTATTCCCTGGCTGCTGGACTCTCCCATCACTGAAGTGTCATGGCAGGCCGGGCGGAGCTCACGCCATGCCGACGGCGGCCTGCAGGACCCGGCCTTTATGATGCTCCGCACCGCCGACGGCACGGTGACCACCCTGGAGCTGTTCCTGAACGCCCAGTACGGCTACACCACGAGTTGCGAGGTTGTCTCGGAACGGGGCACCACCGGCCTGAAGAATTCCGTACTGCTGGGGGTCCAGCAGGCGGGTCTCAGTCAGACGGCGATACCCGCAGACTGGCGCCCGCGGTTTGCCGACGCGTACCGGCTGCAGTTGCAAGCGTGGATCTCAGCATTGGCCCAGGGGGAACAACCACCCTCGGCCGGGGCGCAGGATGGCCTCAACGCCTCGCTCGTTGCCCAAGCCATGATCCAGTCCCTGCACAGCGACAGCGCCTACACGAAAGTGAGCTACTCATGA
- a CDS encoding TIM barrel protein, whose product MRLAVCAEMVFTDLPFVERVQRLHDAGFDVEMWDSRGKDLAALKATGAVFSSMTGYTSGSLVDPATADDVVRTAESLIPTALELGVSRMVVHSAELIDGQAARPLHRSTGQMWSTGARTLERLGNLGAKYGVTFCLENLNTILDHPGIPLARAKDTLALVEAVGHPNVKLMLDLYHAQLGEGNLIELVRTALPHIGEVQVADVPGRCEPGTGEINYPAVARALADAGYEGTVGMEAWASSDDEAALAAFRTAFTVPATITFSTEGTL is encoded by the coding sequence ATGCGGCTGGCCGTCTGTGCAGAAATGGTCTTCACGGACCTGCCGTTTGTGGAACGGGTGCAGCGGCTCCACGACGCCGGGTTCGACGTCGAGATGTGGGACTCCAGGGGCAAGGACCTGGCCGCGCTCAAGGCCACCGGCGCGGTGTTCTCCTCCATGACCGGGTACACCTCCGGCAGCCTCGTGGACCCCGCCACGGCCGACGACGTGGTGCGGACGGCCGAGTCGCTGATTCCCACAGCCCTGGAGCTTGGCGTCAGCCGCATGGTGGTGCACTCCGCGGAGCTCATCGATGGCCAGGCCGCCCGCCCCCTCCACCGGTCCACCGGCCAAATGTGGAGCACCGGGGCGCGGACGCTGGAGCGACTCGGCAACTTGGGGGCGAAGTATGGGGTGACGTTCTGCCTGGAGAACCTCAACACGATCCTGGACCACCCCGGCATTCCGCTCGCCCGGGCCAAGGACACCCTGGCGCTCGTGGAAGCGGTCGGTCACCCCAACGTGAAGCTCATGCTGGACCTCTACCACGCACAGCTGGGGGAGGGGAACCTCATCGAGCTTGTGCGGACCGCGCTGCCCCACATAGGCGAAGTCCAGGTGGCGGACGTACCGGGCCGCTGCGAACCCGGAACCGGGGAGATCAACTACCCGGCCGTGGCCAGGGCGCTCGCGGACGCAGGCTACGAGGGGACGGTGGGTATGGAAGCTTGGGCCAGCAGCGACGACGAGGCAGCCCTTGCGGCCTTCCGGACGGCATTCACGGTGCCGGCCACTATAACGTTTTCAACGGAAGGAACACTATGA
- a CDS encoding Gfo/Idh/MocA family protein: MSISALPVSRVPGSRDAPVLRWGIMGPGWIAERFTESVQAHTDQVIVAVGSRSLSRSKAFADAFDVPAAYGSYAELAAAPDVDIVYVCTPHNFHHQAAVLALDAGKHVLVEKPIGLNAAQARDIAQRAEAASVFAAEAMWSFFLPKFDVIRQILDAGTLGTVTTIFAEYGEHFDRSHRIFDPALAGGPLLDLGTYPMALVTEVLGLPEQLRAMGQPHESGVNAQLSAIMQFAGGAQAVVNTHVHNFTPTSATIVGSEATLTIDGPFNMPGGFEVRFPDGPRLRHEEPAGGHFEGLHYEAAAVARAVAAGQTQAWQRTLAASIRTLDVADEIRRQLGVVFPGEETLADEETARL, from the coding sequence ATGAGCATCTCTGCCCTGCCGGTTTCCCGCGTGCCCGGTTCCCGGGATGCACCGGTGCTGCGCTGGGGGATCATGGGACCAGGCTGGATCGCCGAACGCTTCACGGAATCCGTCCAGGCACACACGGACCAGGTGATTGTTGCCGTCGGGTCCCGTTCGCTCAGCCGGTCCAAGGCATTCGCGGATGCTTTCGACGTGCCAGCCGCCTACGGTAGCTATGCGGAATTGGCCGCCGCCCCGGACGTCGACATCGTCTACGTCTGCACGCCACACAACTTCCACCACCAGGCCGCGGTGCTCGCCCTCGACGCCGGCAAACACGTTTTGGTCGAGAAACCGATCGGCCTCAACGCGGCGCAGGCCCGGGACATCGCCCAGCGCGCCGAGGCCGCCAGTGTGTTCGCCGCCGAGGCCATGTGGAGTTTCTTCCTGCCCAAGTTCGACGTGATCCGGCAGATCCTCGACGCCGGGACCCTGGGCACCGTCACCACGATTTTTGCCGAATACGGCGAACACTTCGACCGCAGCCACAGGATCTTCGATCCCGCGCTGGCGGGCGGCCCGCTGCTGGACCTCGGCACGTACCCGATGGCCCTCGTCACCGAGGTCCTGGGCCTGCCGGAACAGCTGCGTGCCATGGGCCAGCCTCACGAATCCGGGGTCAACGCCCAGCTGTCCGCCATCATGCAGTTCGCCGGCGGCGCGCAGGCCGTGGTGAACACGCACGTGCACAACTTCACGCCTACGTCCGCCACGATAGTCGGTTCCGAAGCCACGCTGACTATCGACGGGCCTTTCAACATGCCCGGTGGCTTCGAAGTCCGCTTCCCGGACGGGCCCCGGCTGCGCCATGAGGAACCGGCCGGCGGCCACTTCGAGGGACTGCACTACGAAGCCGCTGCCGTGGCCCGTGCCGTGGCCGCCGGGCAGACGCAGGCGTGGCAGCGGACCCTGGCAGCGTCCATCCGAACCTTGGACGTTGCCGACGAAATCCGCCGCCAGCTGGGCGTGGTGTTCCCAGGCGAAGAGACGTTGGCGGACGAGGAAACCGCCCGGCTCTGA
- a CDS encoding ATP-binding cassette domain-containing protein yields MNAKEIDQQTLLQNEKDPLTHTPVHLLSLEAVGKHYGNIIALSEVTMAVDNGRVTCVLGDNGAGKSTLIKIIAGLHQHDAGVLNIMGEERKFTSPRDALDAGIATVYQDLAVVPLMPIWRNFFLGSELTSGFGPFKSLDVEKMKEITLQELAEMGIDLRDVEQPIGQLSGGERQCVAIARAVYFGAKVLILDEPTAALGVKQSGVVLRYILQARDRGLGVIFITHNPHHAFPVGDRFLLLKRGKSIGYYDKKDITLDELTAQMAGGAELAELAHELEQLGGHSDIVKEVQAEVADVADVADAFQAGSPRHT; encoded by the coding sequence ATGAATGCCAAAGAGATCGACCAGCAAACGCTGCTCCAGAACGAAAAAGATCCCCTCACCCACACCCCCGTCCACCTGCTCTCCCTCGAGGCAGTAGGCAAGCATTACGGCAACATCATCGCCCTGAGCGAGGTCACCATGGCCGTGGACAACGGCCGCGTGACCTGCGTGCTGGGCGACAACGGCGCCGGTAAGTCCACCCTGATCAAGATCATCGCCGGCCTGCACCAGCACGACGCCGGGGTCCTGAACATCATGGGCGAGGAACGAAAATTCACGTCCCCGCGTGACGCCCTGGACGCCGGCATTGCCACGGTCTACCAGGATCTCGCGGTGGTGCCGCTGATGCCGATCTGGCGGAACTTCTTCCTCGGCTCGGAGCTGACCAGCGGCTTTGGCCCGTTCAAGAGCCTGGACGTCGAGAAGATGAAGGAGATCACGCTCCAGGAACTCGCCGAGATGGGCATCGACCTGCGCGATGTGGAGCAGCCCATCGGCCAGCTCTCCGGCGGTGAACGCCAGTGTGTGGCGATCGCCCGGGCCGTGTACTTCGGCGCGAAGGTCCTGATTCTGGATGAGCCGACGGCGGCGCTGGGCGTGAAGCAGTCCGGTGTGGTTTTGCGCTACATCCTGCAGGCCCGCGACCGCGGCCTCGGGGTCATCTTCATCACCCACAACCCGCACCACGCCTTCCCCGTCGGGGACCGGTTCCTGCTGCTCAAACGCGGCAAGTCGATCGGCTACTACGACAAGAAAGACATCACCCTCGACGAACTCACCGCCCAGATGGCCGGCGGCGCCGAACTCGCCGAACTCGCCCACGAACTCGAACAACTCGGCGGCCACAGCGACATCGTCAAAGAAGTCCAGGCGGAGGTCGCGGACGTGGCCGACGTCGCAGATGCCTTCCAGGCAGGCTCCCCAAGACACACCTAA
- a CDS encoding Gfo/Idh/MocA family oxidoreductase — MAYIEQHSGGLPAPVKVGLIGSGWMGAFHAESIARRVPGAILAAIADPNVESAQTLAQSLGTAKVTADAADILADPEIDAVVIASPARFHAALITQAAAAGKHVFCEKPAGQSLEELDAALAAVEKSGVHFQIGFNRRYADDFQAAKKDLAAGIAGQPQLLRSLTRDPGNGSIPNAARVPAWTVFLETLIHDFDTLNWFNEGAEPVEVYAVADALVEPALRDQGFLDTAVVTIRYSNGAIAVAEANFSALYGYDIRGEVFGSKGMVQAGRATGTAARRYTAEGLSAETPRLNVELFRQAYTDELADFAATVRAQRDGTPPPSGAFTLTPGAADARRALAMALACIESVKQGGPVAVAAAPLARRDVAQAGV, encoded by the coding sequence ATGGCCTACATCGAACAGCACTCCGGCGGACTCCCCGCACCCGTAAAAGTCGGGCTCATCGGCTCCGGCTGGATGGGGGCGTTCCATGCCGAAAGCATCGCCCGCCGGGTCCCAGGCGCTATCCTCGCTGCCATCGCTGACCCCAATGTGGAATCCGCGCAGACCCTTGCCCAATCACTGGGCACAGCCAAGGTCACTGCCGACGCCGCGGACATCCTGGCCGATCCGGAAATCGACGCCGTGGTCATCGCCAGCCCGGCCCGCTTCCACGCCGCCCTGATCACCCAGGCTGCCGCCGCGGGGAAGCACGTCTTCTGCGAGAAGCCTGCGGGCCAGAGCCTGGAAGAACTCGATGCCGCGCTTGCCGCCGTTGAAAAATCCGGGGTGCATTTCCAGATCGGCTTCAACCGACGCTATGCGGATGACTTCCAGGCCGCCAAGAAAGACCTTGCGGCCGGCATCGCCGGGCAGCCGCAGCTCCTGCGCTCGCTGACCCGCGATCCGGGCAACGGCAGCATCCCGAACGCGGCCAGGGTCCCCGCGTGGACGGTCTTCCTGGAAACCCTGATTCACGACTTCGACACCCTGAACTGGTTCAACGAAGGCGCCGAGCCGGTGGAGGTCTATGCCGTGGCCGACGCCCTCGTGGAACCGGCGCTGCGCGATCAGGGCTTCCTGGACACCGCGGTGGTGACCATCCGCTACAGCAACGGCGCCATCGCCGTGGCGGAAGCAAACTTCAGTGCCCTCTATGGCTACGACATCCGCGGAGAGGTCTTCGGTTCCAAGGGCATGGTCCAGGCCGGCCGTGCCACCGGGACGGCGGCCCGGCGTTACACGGCGGAGGGACTGTCCGCGGAAACCCCGCGCCTCAACGTGGAACTCTTCCGGCAGGCCTACACGGACGAACTCGCCGATTTCGCAGCCACGGTTCGGGCGCAGCGTGACGGCACACCGCCGCCGTCGGGCGCTTTCACCCTCACTCCCGGGGCCGCAGACGCCCGCCGTGCGCTGGCCATGGCGCTGGCGTGCATCGAATCGGTCAAACAGGGCGGTCCGGTGGCTGTGGCTGCTGCCCCCTTGGCGCGGCGTGACGTCGCTCAGGCGGGCGTCTGA
- a CDS encoding Gfo/Idh/MocA family protein, with product MTDILRVAVIGAGRMGADHIQRLNTRIHGAEVAAVVDVDLARAQAAIEGIPGAVALADADEALNNGDVNAVLIATPGFLHEDILLKALAKDIPILCEKPLTPDVESAWKIVQAEEKLGHKRIQVGFMRRFDAEYAALGRLIHGHDLGELLMLHHQHRNPTTPPGFTNEMLINDSVVHEFDAIRFFTGEEITSVQVRLGKATRNAPAGQHDPQHVLLETETGVLADVEIFVNAKFGYEVATQASFEDGIVNIGGDKGLYTRSAGHWGGNVTPGFEERFGAAYDVEIQSWVDAALRGEIGGPTAWDGYATAACCEAGVEAQKSGEKVKVRLNTKPDLYS from the coding sequence ATGACTGACATTCTTCGCGTCGCTGTGATCGGCGCCGGCCGGATGGGCGCAGACCACATCCAGCGGCTCAACACCCGCATCCACGGCGCCGAAGTTGCCGCCGTCGTGGACGTGGACCTCGCCCGCGCCCAGGCCGCCATCGAAGGCATTCCGGGCGCCGTCGCCTTGGCCGACGCCGACGAGGCCCTGAACAACGGGGACGTCAACGCCGTCCTGATCGCCACCCCCGGCTTCCTGCATGAGGACATCCTGCTGAAGGCCCTCGCCAAGGACATTCCGATCCTTTGCGAAAAGCCGCTCACCCCGGATGTCGAATCAGCCTGGAAGATCGTTCAGGCAGAGGAAAAGCTGGGCCATAAGCGCATCCAGGTGGGCTTCATGCGCCGCTTCGACGCCGAATACGCGGCCCTGGGCCGGCTTATCCATGGCCACGACCTCGGCGAGCTGCTGATGCTCCACCACCAGCACCGCAACCCCACCACCCCGCCGGGCTTCACCAACGAAATGCTGATCAACGACTCCGTGGTCCACGAATTCGACGCGATCCGGTTCTTCACCGGTGAGGAAATCACCTCCGTCCAGGTCCGGCTCGGCAAGGCCACCCGGAACGCCCCGGCCGGCCAGCACGACCCCCAGCACGTGTTGCTCGAGACCGAGACGGGGGTCCTGGCCGACGTGGAGATCTTCGTCAACGCCAAGTTCGGCTACGAGGTGGCCACCCAGGCCTCCTTCGAGGATGGGATCGTGAACATCGGCGGCGACAAGGGCCTGTATACCCGCAGCGCCGGCCACTGGGGCGGCAACGTAACCCCCGGCTTCGAAGAGCGTTTCGGCGCGGCGTACGACGTCGAAATCCAGTCCTGGGTGGACGCGGCGCTCCGTGGCGAAATCGGCGGACCTACCGCCTGGGACGGCTACGCTACCGCCGCCTGCTGCGAAGCCGGCGTCGAGGCCCAGAAGTCGGGCGAAAAGGTCAAGGTCCGGCTGAACACCAAGCCGGACCTCTACAGCTAA
- a CDS encoding sugar phosphate isomerase/epimerase: MKIALDPTPFHHSHSLLEFPHIAADLGYKYLQLTPHADMIPFYNHPKADDELVAQMNKACKDAGVEIASILPVLRWSGPDEDAREAAVRYWKRAIQIAVDLGVSTMNTEFSGRPEKAEESERAFYRSMEELLPIIEREGLDILIDPHPDDFVEDGLAAIRVIRGINSPNIGMVYVASHSFHMGNKPLEIMRAAGDRLRLVHVSDTMDHHASHGLRYITNPPGNAVRVHQHLKIGDGDVNWDEFFGGLKEIGFLDKDNTVMVSSVFAEDDNAKDVSRYQLATMKEHIQKASV; this comes from the coding sequence ATGAAAATCGCCCTGGATCCCACCCCGTTCCACCACAGCCACAGCCTGCTGGAATTTCCGCACATCGCCGCCGATCTCGGTTACAAGTACCTGCAGCTGACCCCGCACGCGGACATGATCCCGTTCTACAACCACCCCAAAGCCGACGACGAGCTCGTGGCTCAGATGAACAAGGCATGCAAGGACGCCGGCGTCGAAATCGCGTCCATCCTGCCGGTTCTGCGCTGGTCCGGCCCGGACGAGGACGCCCGCGAGGCGGCGGTCCGCTACTGGAAGCGCGCCATCCAAATTGCCGTGGACCTGGGCGTCAGCACCATGAACACTGAATTCAGCGGCCGCCCCGAAAAGGCCGAAGAGTCAGAGCGCGCCTTCTACCGCTCCATGGAAGAGCTGCTGCCGATCATCGAGCGTGAAGGCCTGGACATCCTGATCGATCCGCACCCGGACGACTTCGTCGAAGACGGCCTGGCCGCCATCCGCGTCATCCGCGGCATCAACTCGCCCAACATCGGGATGGTCTACGTCGCCTCGCACTCGTTCCACATGGGCAACAAGCCCTTGGAGATCATGCGGGCCGCCGGGGACAGGCTGCGCCTGGTCCACGTCTCGGACACCATGGACCACCACGCCTCCCACGGCCTGCGCTACATCACCAACCCGCCCGGAAATGCCGTGCGTGTGCACCAGCACCTGAAGATCGGCGACGGCGACGTCAACTGGGACGAGTTCTTCGGCGGGCTCAAGGAAATCGGCTTCCTGGATAAGGACAACACCGTTATGGTGTCCAGCGTCTTCGCCGAAGATGACAACGCAAAGGACGTGTCGCGCTACCAACTGGCGACCATGAAGGAGCATATCCAGAAGGCGAGCGTATGA